A section of the Pediococcus inopinatus genome encodes:
- a CDS encoding Fur family transcriptional regulator, which yields MENDEVAEALEELQKKHVRITPQRQTILTYLVTHHNHPTVETIQADLSTKKPNMSLATIYNTLKLFVDLDLVIELASGENGVHYDYYNKPHYHIICTNCGKIADVFYDGFAKDAHHMETEAANQTGYQVSGNHFEIYGLCPECQLKLKTN from the coding sequence ATGGAAAATGATGAAGTCGCTGAGGCACTTGAAGAATTACAAAAAAAACACGTTAGAATCACGCCACAACGACAAACAATTTTGACTTATTTGGTAACTCACCATAACCATCCAACGGTTGAAACTATTCAAGCGGACTTGAGCACCAAAAAGCCTAATATGAGTTTGGCTACCATTTATAATACCTTAAAGTTGTTTGTCGACTTAGATCTCGTCATTGAATTGGCAAGTGGCGAAAATGGTGTTCACTATGATTATTACAATAAACCTCATTACCACATAATCTGTACCAACTGTGGCAAAATTGCCGATGTTTTCTATGACGGCTTCGCAAAAGACGCCCACCACATGGAAACAGAGGCTGCCAACCAAACTGGTTATCAAGTTTCTGGTAATCATTTTGAGATCTACGGACTGTGTCCTGAGTGCCAATTAAAGTTAAAAACAAACTAA
- a CDS encoding acetate/propionate family kinase, with the protein MEKTISINAGSSSFKFKLFEMPSEKVLASGQVDRIGIDGSTFTIIYGDQQNIRIEKPVKNHEVAINIVLNSLIDLKIIKSFDEITGVGHRVVAGGEIFKGSVLITEKVIKQIESLSEYAPLHNPANVMGIRAMQKVLPNVTSVAVFDTSFHETLPPKNYLYSIPYEYYKDYGARKYGAHGTSHQSVALDAAKLLGKPLSSLKMITLHLGAGSSIDAILNGQSYDTSMGFTPVSGITMATRSGDIDVSLVNYLMEKLQITDFSEMIKILNTKSGLLGISGISSDMRDVLEARHKSRRAELAVEIFVNNIVKYIGAYIAEMHGIDVLVFTAGIGENGMLIRKMIVDELDYFGLKVDDEKNQVQGELRDISTADSKAKVLVVPTNEELAIAREVERFKKGTKA; encoded by the coding sequence ATGGAAAAAACAATTTCGATTAATGCTGGAAGTTCATCATTTAAATTCAAGCTGTTTGAGATGCCAAGCGAAAAGGTTTTGGCAAGCGGGCAGGTGGATCGAATCGGTATTGACGGTTCTACGTTTACAATCATTTATGGTGATCAGCAAAATATTCGTATTGAAAAACCAGTTAAAAATCACGAGGTGGCAATTAACATTGTCTTGAATTCCCTCATTGATTTAAAAATTATTAAAAGCTTTGACGAAATTACCGGCGTCGGCCATCGCGTTGTAGCTGGTGGTGAAATCTTTAAAGGTTCTGTGCTCATTACAGAAAAAGTGATTAAACAAATTGAGAGCTTGTCGGAATATGCGCCGTTGCATAATCCAGCCAATGTAATGGGTATTCGGGCAATGCAAAAGGTCCTTCCCAATGTGACTAGTGTTGCCGTGTTTGATACTTCGTTCCACGAAACGTTGCCACCTAAGAATTATTTATATAGTATTCCGTATGAGTATTATAAAGATTACGGGGCTCGGAAGTATGGGGCTCACGGAACGAGTCATCAATCCGTGGCTTTAGATGCCGCTAAGTTGCTTGGGAAACCGTTAAGTTCTCTAAAGATGATCACCTTACATCTGGGGGCGGGTTCTTCGATTGATGCAATTTTGAATGGTCAATCATACGATACTTCAATGGGATTTACGCCAGTTTCAGGAATCACGATGGCAACGCGTTCAGGTGATATCGATGTTTCATTAGTAAATTATTTAATGGAAAAACTCCAGATTACCGATTTTTCTGAAATGATTAAGATCTTGAATACCAAATCGGGATTGTTAGGTATTTCGGGCATTTCGTCTGATATGCGTGATGTTTTGGAAGCAAGACATAAAAGTCGCCGGGCCGAATTAGCCGTGGAAATTTTTGTGAATAATATTGTGAAGTATATTGGCGCCTACATTGCCGAAATGCACGGAATTGACGTATTGGTATTTACAGCAGGAATTGGCGAAAATGGGATGCTGATTCGTAAAATGATTGTAGATGAATTGGATTACTTTGGTCTTAAAGTTGATGACGAAAAAAACCAAGTCCAAGGTGAACTACGCGACATTAGTACAGCTGATTCTAAGGCAAAAGTATTGGTTGTTCCTACAAATGAAGAATTAGCGATTGCCCGCGAAGTTGAGCGTTTTAAAAAGGGTACTAAAGCATAA
- a CDS encoding dihydroorotate dehydrogenase, giving the protein MNRLAVKLPGLDLKNPIIPASGTFGYGDSFAKQYDLNQLGSLVIKTTTPKPRVGNAAPQFTTTTDSHLNAVGLKNPGIEVVMAEKLPWLAGHFPELPILGSVAGDSIEEYRDLVGRMSQVPNVHAIELNVSCPNVANGGMAFGVDPKTVQTITEQCVAVSKVPLYVKLSPNVTDISEIAEAAEAGGAAGITMINAILGMRIDIKTGQPILANRTGGLSGHAVKTVAIRMVAEVRKHVSLPIIGVGGVYTAEDAVELLMAGANAIEVGAANYDDPLACPKIISALPVVLDNLGIANITDITEK; this is encoded by the coding sequence ATGAATCGATTAGCAGTAAAATTACCAGGATTAGATTTGAAGAATCCGATTATTCCAGCTAGTGGCACGTTTGGTTACGGGGACAGTTTTGCCAAACAATATGATCTAAATCAATTAGGATCACTAGTTATCAAAACGACGACTCCCAAACCACGAGTTGGCAACGCGGCACCTCAGTTTACGACGACCACGGATAGTCATTTAAATGCAGTTGGATTAAAAAATCCAGGAATTGAGGTTGTGATGGCTGAAAAATTGCCTTGGTTGGCTGGCCATTTTCCAGAACTACCCATTCTCGGCAGTGTGGCGGGAGACTCGATTGAAGAATATCGCGATTTAGTTGGGCGCATGAGTCAGGTGCCAAATGTGCATGCAATTGAGTTGAACGTCTCTTGTCCGAATGTAGCAAATGGGGGAATGGCGTTTGGCGTGGATCCCAAAACGGTTCAAACCATCACTGAACAGTGTGTGGCCGTTTCAAAAGTTCCCTTGTATGTAAAATTGTCCCCAAATGTAACTGATATTAGTGAAATTGCTGAGGCAGCTGAAGCAGGTGGAGCCGCGGGAATTACAATGATTAACGCAATCTTAGGCATGCGGATTGATATAAAAACTGGCCAGCCAATTTTAGCCAATCGGACTGGTGGGCTTTCAGGGCATGCTGTTAAAACAGTGGCGATTCGCATGGTAGCAGAGGTAAGGAAACACGTGAGTTTGCCGATTATTGGCGTTGGCGGTGTGTACACGGCAGAAGATGCAGTGGAATTGTTGATGGCGGGTGCGAATGCGATTGAAGTGGGAGCTGCCAATTATGATGACCCACTGGCTTGTCCAAAAATCATTTCGGCTTTGCCAGTTGTTTTGGATAATTTAGGAATTGCAAATATTACTGATATAACTGAAAAATAA
- a CDS encoding glucosamine-6-phosphate deaminase — protein sequence MQIIIVKDEVEGGQEGYKIFADAKKNGAHVFGLATGSTPITTYKDIIASDLDFSDSISINLDEYIGLSADNDQSYNYFMHKNLFNQKPFKTSYLPNGLAKDIDAEAKRYDKVIEDNPIDLQILGLGRNGHIGFNEPGTSREIGTHRVSLTQSTIDANARFFEREEDVPKEALSMGLASIMKSKHILLEAYGAEKADAVKGMIEGPDSADLPASILQNHDNVTVILDEAAASKLTNK from the coding sequence ATGCAAATTATTATTGTTAAAGATGAAGTTGAAGGCGGCCAAGAAGGCTACAAGATTTTTGCGGATGCAAAGAAGAATGGTGCTCATGTTTTTGGTTTAGCTACAGGTAGTACACCAATTACTACGTACAAAGATATTATTGCTAGCGACCTTGATTTTAGCGATTCAATCTCAATTAACTTAGATGAATATATCGGTTTATCCGCTGATAATGATCAAAGTTACAATTACTTCATGCACAAAAACTTGTTCAACCAAAAGCCTTTCAAGACATCATATTTACCAAATGGATTAGCAAAAGATATTGATGCTGAAGCAAAGCGTTATGACAAAGTGATTGAAGACAACCCAATTGATCTTCAAATTTTAGGCCTTGGCCGTAACGGTCACATTGGTTTTAATGAACCAGGCACTTCACGCGAAATCGGTACACACCGTGTTTCTTTAACACAGTCCACAATCGATGCTAACGCGCGTTTCTTCGAACGTGAAGAAGATGTTCCTAAGGAAGCTTTATCAATGGGCTTAGCTTCAATTATGAAATCTAAACATATTTTGTTGGAAGCATACGGCGCAGAAAAAGCTGATGCAGTTAAGGGCATGATTGAAGGCCCAGATTCAGCTGACTTACCTGCAAGTATTCTTCAAAACCATGACAACGTGACAGTTATTCTTGATGAAGCTGCTGCAAGTAAATTAACAAATAAATAA
- the pta gene encoding phosphate acetyltransferase: protein MDLFDGLKAKIKGQNKTVVFPEGEESRIFMAAARLAQEGLVEPILLGAKAEIEKRAEKEDVSLKNVKIIDPNTYPEADKQAMVDALVDRRKGKNTVDEVQKMLEDVNYFGTMLVYLKKADAMVSGAVHPTGDTVRPALQIIKTKPGVKRISGAFVMQRNNERYIFADTAINIDPDAETLAEIAVESAETAKIFDIEPKVAMLSFSTKGSAKGEMVTKVQEATKLAQEKAPEVEIDGELQFDAAFVPDVGASKAPDSKLAGHATVFVFPELQSGNIGYKIAQRLGHFEAIGPILQGLNAPVSDLSRGASEEDVYKVAIMTAAQAIK, encoded by the coding sequence ATGGATTTATTTGACGGTTTGAAAGCAAAGATTAAGGGCCAGAATAAAACAGTAGTTTTCCCAGAAGGCGAAGAGTCTCGGATTTTTATGGCTGCAGCCCGGTTAGCGCAAGAAGGGTTAGTTGAACCTATTTTATTAGGTGCGAAAGCTGAAATTGAAAAGCGAGCGGAAAAAGAAGATGTCAGTTTAAAGAATGTCAAAATTATTGATCCAAATACTTATCCAGAAGCTGATAAGCAAGCAATGGTAGATGCTTTGGTCGATCGTCGCAAAGGTAAGAATACGGTCGACGAAGTTCAAAAGATGTTGGAAGACGTCAATTACTTTGGGACGATGCTCGTTTACTTGAAAAAAGCTGACGCAATGGTGTCTGGTGCTGTTCATCCAACGGGAGATACAGTTCGTCCAGCTTTACAGATTATTAAAACTAAACCGGGTGTGAAACGCATTAGCGGAGCATTTGTGATGCAACGAAATAACGAACGGTATATTTTTGCAGATACGGCCATTAATATTGATCCGGATGCTGAAACGTTGGCCGAAATTGCGGTCGAAAGTGCAGAAACGGCTAAAATATTTGATATTGAGCCTAAGGTGGCTATGTTGAGTTTCTCAACGAAAGGATCTGCCAAAGGTGAAATGGTTACTAAGGTTCAAGAAGCAACCAAGTTAGCACAAGAAAAGGCACCTGAAGTTGAAATTGACGGTGAGTTACAATTTGATGCCGCATTTGTGCCAGATGTTGGGGCAAGTAAGGCACCGGATTCAAAGCTAGCGGGACACGCAACGGTGTTTGTGTTCCCAGAATTGCAGTCAGGAAATATTGGCTATAAGATTGCGCAACGTTTGGGTCATTTCGAAGCAATTGGACCAATTCTTCAAGGATTGAATGCACCGGTGTCAGATTTGTCACGGGGTGCTAGTGAAGAAGATGTCTATAAGGTAGCGATAATGACGGCGGCCCAGGCAATTAAGTAG